Proteins encoded in a region of the Populus alba chromosome 13, ASM523922v2, whole genome shotgun sequence genome:
- the LOC118046134 gene encoding phenolic glucoside malonyltransferase 1 codes for MESDNMVTVLQHCQVSPPPGTTSEKSLPLTFFDLRMIASSAKHLFFFECTSISKNQFLESIIPSLKHSLSLSLKYYYPFAGNLIFPPNSGKPEIRYLERDSASLIFAESSSDFIHLTGKQTRNTTEFLSLLPQLPPESMSHDTLVVPISSFQVTLFPDSGICVGFHLRHAIGDGHSVVKSFFKTWASITKAGGDATFLSGEFVPYYDRTRFRDPEGLEFETIVWNVLEKITKEEWSRPHHPKPNNKVRATFVISHATAQQLKKLVLGRYPFPSHISTFTVTCGYVWSCLAKARAACGEDDNEMVHFLTEVDWRTRMDPPLPATYFGGVSKTVKNLAREREAASKGWLLECFSSPKFKMYDIDFGWGRLKTNEELSIDDCEAIAVGDGQK; via the exons ATGGAATCAGACAACATGGTTACTGTCCTTCAACACTGTCAAGTCTCTCCACCACCTGGTACCACCTCCGAGAAATCACTCCCTCTCACCTTTTTTGATCTTCGTATGATTGCCTCGTCAGCCAAACATCTCTTCTTCTTCGAATGCACCAGTATCTCCAAGAACCAATTTCTCGAGTCCATCATTCCAAGCCTTAAACATTCATTGTCCCTCTCCCTCAAATACTACTACCCTTTTGCTGGAAACTTAATATTTCCTCCGAATTCTGGTAAGCCTGAAATTCGTTACTTAGAACGTGATTCTGCCTCATTAATCTTCGCAGAGTCGAGTAGTGATTTTATTCATCTCACTGGGAAACAGACACGAAATACGACAGAATTCCTATCCCTTCTCCCTCAACTTCCACCAGAGTCGATGTCACATGACACGCTAGTGGTTCCAATTTCTAGTTTTCAAGTAACGCTCTTTCCAGATTCGGGCATTTGTGTGGGCTTCCACCTCCGCCATGCAATTGGTGATGGCCATTCAGTCGTCAAATCGTTCTTTAAAACTTGGGCTTCGATAACAAAAGCTGGAGGAGATGCAACATTTTTGAGTGGTGAATTCGTGCCATATTATGATAGGACTCGGTTCAGGGACCCTGAAGGGCTTGAGTTCGAGACCATTGTTTGGAATGTTCTCGAGAAAATTACGAAGGAAGAATGGTCACGACCTCATCACCCGAAGCCTAACAATAAGGTTCGAGCAACATTTGTAATTAGTCATGCCACCGCTCAACAGCTCAAGAAACTAGTGCTAGGTCGATACCCCTTTCCATCACATATATCAACTTTCACTGTTACATGTGGATATGTATGGTCTTGCTTGGCAAAGGCTAGAGCAGCATGTGGtgaagatgataatgaaatGGTACATTTTCTTACCGAGGTGGATTGGAGAACTCGAATGGACCCGCCTTTGCCTGCAACTTATTTTG GAGGAGTATCGAAAACTGTTAAGAATTTGGCGCGAGAGCGGGAAGCAGCATCCAAAGGTTGGTTACTGGAATGTTTTTCATCACCCAAGTTTAAGATGTACGATATTGATTTTGGGTGGGGAAGACTTAAAACGAATGAAGAACTTTCCATTGATGACTGTGAAGCAATTGCAGTAGGTGATGGCCAAAAATGA